Within the Bacteroidales bacterium genome, the region GCAAATATCCAATTATCCCTCTAATTGGTATTATCAGCCTATTCTTCTGACGAATGTGAATATCATCGATTTTGGTATTTTTTATTCCTTTCAATCAACCGGCTCCCGTATTTCCGCAAAGGATTATTCCGGAGAATACAAATTTGAGACCGATTTGAAATCCAATACCTTCGGTATTCATGCCGCTATACCTGTGGTAAAAATGAGAAGAGTGGAGTTGAGCTTATATTCAGAAGTCGGAGTTATTTCTTCGGATTTGGAGATGAAGGAATACCTAAATCTGATGGACAGCACATATGTGGAGGACGAATATCAGTTTCATGCCAAAAACTTTATTTTTGAACCGGGTTTGAACCTGACCTATTATCCTTTTGACTTCCTTGGCATAACATTTAATGCAGGTTATTCTCTCCTGTTTGGTGATAATGCCTATTTTTCAGATGAACTGGATACTCCTTTATACTATTCCACCCCGCAGGAACAGCATGAAGTAAAACCGGAGTGGAGTGGCTTGAGATTGGGTTTGACCGTTTATGTAAGGATTTTGCAATATTGAAATCTTTGGGGCGAAGCTGGGGCCTTCTCCAGGCAGGATGCCCTGACGCCTGCGGATTTTGAGATGTTGGTGGTTGCAGAGAGAAACCCCTCATGGTGATTTTAATTCATACTGAATTCAAATAAACCCTGTAATAGGATAAACCCTTTTAAGATGAGATCTTTTCCGATTATTTCCCTTATTATTGTTATAGGATTTGGGTGTCACAGCAAATCTGAGGTGGAAAAGGAGCCCTGGATGAACGAGCCTGTGGGGCAATGGCCGGATTTCAGGTACTGGAAGTTTTATCCCAGGAATGATCCGGATCGCTCGGTGGGGGTGAAGAAGCTGATCAACCGCGACAGCCATGAACCGATCGGTCAGTTCAATACCCTGAAGAACCGGGACTGGATCATTTTTGAGATAATAGAAAATCTGGACTCCCTGTACCCTTTGAAAATTAGATATGCTCCGGTGCGAAAGGGCGAGGTAGTCTATGCCGTGGGATGGGGTGACTCACAGAAGAACAATGATCATCCTGCCCGGATGAAGTTTCAGTGCCAGCAGGAGCGGGGAAACTATTTTTATGCCCGGCTCCTGACAACCGGTGTGAAACCCGATGGCCGAAGTGGTTCGCCGGTGATCGACAAGAACGGGTACCTGGTGGGCCTTACTTCAGGAGCAGAGGGGAAGCTTACTGTGATTGGCAGTACCCTTTATCTGAAGAAATTATTGGACCGCTATGGAGTGGATTACAGCATGCCCGGAGGGTAAGATGAAGGGAGAATCTGATTGATAAAACTTTGCTGATATCTAAAACAACCATACTATGAGAAGATTTACCTGGATTTTTTTGACCGGAATGTTTTCCCTTTTTGTTTTAACTGCTTGTGCGCAGGATGACAAGG harbors:
- a CDS encoding trypsin-like peptidase domain-containing protein — its product is MRSFPIISLIIVIGFGCHSKSEVEKEPWMNEPVGQWPDFRYWKFYPRNDPDRSVGVKKLINRDSHEPIGQFNTLKNRDWIIFEIIENLDSLYPLKIRYAPVRKGEVVYAVGWGDSQKNNDHPARMKFQCQQERGNYFYARLLTTGVKPDGRSGSPVIDKNGYLVGLTSGAEGKLTVIGSTLYLKKLLDRYGVDYSMPGG